A single Nisaea sp. DNA region contains:
- the mobA gene encoding molybdenum cofactor guanylyltransferase MobA yields MAIDTRDVVGVLLAGGQSRRMGGGDKSLKCLAGRPILEHVLERVREQVGRLVLNANGDPERFAQYGLPVAEDVIDGQPGPLAGVLTGMSWVLKNAPDAQWILTVATDAPFVPTDLVARLGEVIERENADLGCVSSGERHHPVIGLWPVALAGALKTAIETDGIRKVDRWTAGYRLAVVDYPDRPVDPFFNVNRPDDIKEAEILYKNYFM; encoded by the coding sequence ATGGCAATTGATACCAGGGATGTCGTTGGCGTGCTGCTCGCCGGTGGCCAGTCCCGACGCATGGGCGGCGGCGACAAGTCGTTGAAGTGCCTCGCGGGGCGTCCGATCCTCGAGCATGTCCTGGAGCGTGTAAGAGAGCAGGTTGGCCGTTTGGTGTTGAATGCCAACGGTGATCCCGAGCGCTTCGCTCAGTATGGCCTTCCGGTTGCCGAGGATGTTATCGACGGGCAGCCCGGGCCGCTCGCCGGTGTGCTGACCGGAATGTCCTGGGTTCTCAAAAATGCGCCGGACGCTCAATGGATACTGACGGTCGCGACGGATGCACCCTTTGTCCCGACGGATTTGGTTGCGCGACTCGGTGAGGTTATCGAGCGGGAAAATGCGGATCTCGGATGCGTATCATCCGGTGAGCGCCATCATCCTGTCATCGGTCTTTGGCCGGTTGCCCTTGCCGGTGCGTTGAAGACCGCGATTGAAACAGATGGTATCCGGAAGGTGGATCGGTGGACTGCTGGATATCGTCTCGCCGTGGTTGATTATCCAGACCGGCCTGTGGATCCGTTTTTCAATGTGAACAGGCCCGATGATATAAAAGAGGCCGAAATATTGTATAAAAACTATTTTATGTAA
- the fdhD gene encoding formate dehydrogenase accessory sulfurtransferase FdhD — MKDDLPEYLVGPHPDDPSLTRRLSGLDHEGKEQEISVIMERPLTIFLNGQEIVTAMTIGDFPDYLAVGYLLNQNMLRQDDRITGIDYDDDLEVVVVRTERETNYEEKLQKKIRTSGCAQGTVFGDLMEKFEDIALPRDAVLRTSWIYTLSRLINNTPSLYLEAGAIHGCVLCKEDKPLIYMEDVGRHNAIDKIAGYMFLNKIEAGDKIFYTTGRLTSEMVIKTVQMGIPILISRSGFTAWGVDLAREAGLTLIGRAKGKRFIALSGDDRLIYDADWSAIADEPRRSGRKASVVSDGN; from the coding sequence ATGAAAGATGATCTTCCAGAATATCTTGTCGGTCCGCACCCGGACGACCCAAGCCTGACACGGCGCCTTTCCGGCCTTGATCACGAGGGTAAGGAGCAGGAAATTTCCGTGATCATGGAGCGGCCGCTGACGATCTTCCTGAACGGTCAGGAGATCGTGACCGCCATGACCATCGGCGACTTCCCGGATTATCTCGCCGTTGGCTATCTACTCAATCAGAACATGCTGCGCCAGGACGACCGGATCACCGGAATCGATTACGATGACGATCTGGAAGTTGTCGTTGTTCGTACCGAGCGCGAAACGAATTACGAAGAGAAACTGCAAAAGAAGATTCGCACGTCTGGGTGCGCTCAGGGCACTGTTTTCGGCGATCTGATGGAGAAGTTCGAGGATATCGCGCTGCCGCGCGATGCCGTGCTCCGCACATCCTGGATCTACACGCTCTCGCGGCTGATCAACAACACACCCAGCCTCTACCTTGAGGCCGGGGCAATTCATGGCTGCGTTCTGTGTAAGGAAGACAAGCCGCTGATCTATATGGAGGATGTCGGCCGGCATAATGCTATCGACAAGATTGCCGGCTATATGTTCCTGAACAAAATCGAGGCGGGCGACAAGATCTTCTACACGACCGGACGTCTGACCAGCGAAATGGTGATCAAGACCGTACAGATGGGAATCCCGATCCTGATTTCCCGCTCCGGCTTTACCGCCTGGGGAGTGGATCTGGCTCGCGAGGCCGGACTGACCTTGATCGGCCGGGCAAAGGGTAAGCGGTTCATCGCTCTCTCCGGTGACGACCGACTGATCTACGATGCCGATTGGTCGGCGATTGCGGACGAGCCACGCAGGAGCGGCCGAAAGGCGAGTGTGGTGTCCGATGGCAATTGA
- the moaA gene encoding GTP 3',8-cyclase MoaA: MLDPFGRDISYLRVSVTDRCDFRCVYCMSENMTFLPKSDILSLEELDRMCSAFVGLGVRKLRFTGGEPLVRRNIMSLFRNMQRHLESGALEEVTVTTNGSQLGRFAHELYDCGVRRVNVSIDTLDPEKFKAITRWGRLDQVLEGIETAKRAGLKVKINAVALKGVNDVELGDMLQWCGDNGYDMTVIEVMPMGDIGGEDRVDQYLPLSMVRAKLAERFTLTDNEYKTGGPARYVDVGETGGRLGFITPLTHNFCESCNRVRLTCTGTLYMCLGQDDAADLRAPLRASESDEPLVAAIEEAIGRKPKGHDFIIDRRNNGPAVSRHMSVTGG, from the coding sequence ATGCTCGATCCGTTTGGGCGTGACATCAGCTATCTTCGGGTTTCAGTGACGGATCGCTGCGATTTCCGCTGCGTCTATTGCATGTCCGAAAACATGACCTTCCTGCCGAAGTCAGACATTCTCAGCCTGGAAGAGCTGGACCGGATGTGTTCGGCCTTTGTCGGCCTTGGTGTCAGAAAGCTGCGCTTCACAGGTGGTGAGCCGCTGGTCCGCCGGAACATCATGAGCCTGTTCCGGAACATGCAGCGCCATCTCGAGAGCGGCGCGCTGGAAGAAGTCACGGTCACAACAAATGGCAGTCAGCTTGGCCGTTTCGCACACGAACTATACGATTGCGGCGTGCGCCGGGTGAATGTCTCGATCGACACGCTCGACCCGGAAAAGTTCAAGGCCATCACCCGCTGGGGCAGGCTGGATCAGGTGCTGGAAGGCATCGAGACTGCCAAGCGTGCTGGCCTCAAGGTCAAGATCAATGCCGTTGCACTCAAGGGGGTAAACGACGTCGAACTTGGCGACATGCTGCAATGGTGCGGCGATAACGGTTACGACATGACCGTAATTGAAGTCATGCCAATGGGCGATATCGGTGGCGAGGATCGGGTCGATCAGTACCTACCCCTCTCCATGGTCCGGGCGAAGCTCGCCGAGCGTTTCACCTTGACGGACAACGAATACAAAACCGGCGGCCCTGCCCGCTATGTCGATGTCGGCGAGACCGGCGGCAGGCTCGGCTTCATCACCCCGCTGACCCATAATTTCTGCGAGAGCTGCAACCGGGTTCGCCTGACCTGCACCGGTACCCTCTATATGTGCCTCGGCCAGGACGACGCCGCGGATCTGCGCGCGCCGCTGCGGGCAAGCGAGAGCGACGAACCTCTGGTCGCCGCCATCGAGGAAGCCATCGGTCGCAAGCCGAAGGGCCACGACTTCATCATCGACAGGCGCAACAACGGCCCTGCCGTCAGCCGCCACATGAGCGTGACTGGCGGATAA
- a CDS encoding molybdopterin-guanine dinucleotide biosynthesis protein A, producing MKRSRHLHIAAALWIVVALPFATLLGQDADASERHAGYYYPESVTEEHYVSHAQKIPAATRESRLAFVSGVAKSASERPYPPQRAMFAKGDDANKLIVVSLYDNHMTTLAQARAILAMMTGVARTTKILRDLQVESIFNFLDFCKMLGFTELTISDGRTYAHRFILE from the coding sequence ATGAAACGCAGTCGACATCTCCACATTGCCGCTGCCCTCTGGATCGTCGTGGCGCTGCCTTTCGCAACCCTGCTCGGGCAGGATGCCGATGCCTCGGAAAGACATGCAGGATACTATTATCCGGAAAGCGTGACTGAAGAGCATTACGTCTCGCATGCACAGAAGATCCCCGCTGCCACGAGGGAAAGCCGTCTGGCCTTTGTCTCGGGCGTGGCCAAGAGCGCCAGCGAGCGTCCTTATCCGCCGCAACGGGCAATGTTTGCCAAGGGGGATGACGCCAACAAGCTGATCGTCGTCAGCCTCTACGATAACCACATGACCACGCTCGCTCAGGCGCGTGCCATTCTGGCGATGATGACGGGGGTGGCACGGACGACCAAGATCCTGCGTGACCTGCAGGTCGAGTCGATCTTCAATTTTCTCGATTTCTGCAAGATGCTCGGATTTACCGAACTGACGATCAGCGACGGCCGGACCTACGCGCACCGTTTCATTCTGGAGTGA
- a CDS encoding NAD kinase: protein MKICFTSSKAPDAQDAFTALTKRYGNHSAADADVIVALGGDGFMLETLRDNFERPLKVFGMNRGTVGFLMNEYLEEDLEQRISAAQQVTLHPLRMDAESRDGTVTRALAINEVSLLRQKAQAAKIRITVDGIVRLEELVCDGVLIATPAGSTAYNLSAHGPIVPLGAGVLALTPISAFRPRRWRGALLPHEAKIEFEVLDPDKRPTSATADSTEVRDIVRVRVREDRTVALTLLYDPQHNLEERVLKEQFAP from the coding sequence ATGAAAATCTGCTTCACTTCCTCGAAAGCACCGGATGCGCAGGACGCGTTCACCGCGCTGACCAAGCGCTACGGGAACCATTCAGCTGCAGATGCCGATGTTATTGTCGCGCTTGGTGGCGACGGCTTCATGCTGGAAACCTTGCGGGATAATTTCGAGAGGCCGCTGAAAGTCTTCGGTATGAACCGCGGCACAGTCGGCTTCCTGATGAATGAGTATCTGGAAGAGGATCTCGAGCAGCGCATCTCCGCGGCGCAGCAGGTCACACTGCACCCTCTCCGCATGGATGCAGAATCCCGGGATGGCACGGTGACCAGGGCCCTGGCGATCAATGAAGTCTCGTTGCTCAGACAAAAAGCTCAGGCCGCGAAGATAAGGATCACCGTCGACGGGATTGTTCGGCTGGAAGAGCTGGTCTGTGACGGCGTGCTTATAGCCACGCCCGCCGGCAGCACAGCCTATAACCTCTCCGCCCACGGCCCGATCGTTCCGCTCGGCGCCGGTGTCCTTGCCCTCACCCCGATCAGCGCCTTCCGCCCCCGGCGCTGGCGCGGCGCGCTGTTGCCGCATGAGGCAAAAATCGAGTTCGAGGTCCTCGACCCCGACAAACGGCCGACCAGCGCCACCGCGGACTCGACCGAGGTACGGGATATCGTCCGGGTGCGCGTCCGGGAGGACCGGACCGTTGCCTTGACCTTGCTCTATGATCCCCAACACAATCTGGAGGAACGGGTCCTGAAGGAACAATTTGCTCCCTGA
- a CDS encoding arginase family protein, with protein sequence MTGKPDLGALFGATPASTFLGLEKCDDLDRMDASSAYIGAPGATPYGSVGAYCRNAPDALRKATSSLTANIDRHNFDLGGPVFPAGSRRAVDCGDLPFNETDFARNRTVIQDAIRKIVGKSAVPILVGGDDSVPIPMLEALSATGQTYSELQIDAHIDWRKSHMDEELGLSSTMRRASEMPHIERIVQVGARGIGSAHSDDHADAIAWGAAFVTAHDIHRSGVEPALACIPDGANIIVCIDVDALDPSIVPGVIGRTPGGLAYHHVLDLMTGAARKGRIAAMDFVEYVPEADIDGLGGLATAGLISAAMGILARQDARLPI encoded by the coding sequence ATGACCGGAAAACCCGATCTCGGCGCCCTTTTCGGTGCGACGCCCGCCTCAACCTTTCTCGGGCTGGAAAAATGTGACGATCTGGATCGGATGGATGCATCCTCGGCCTACATCGGCGCTCCGGGCGCTACACCGTACGGCAGCGTTGGCGCCTATTGCCGGAACGCGCCCGACGCGCTGAGAAAAGCCACCTCATCGCTGACCGCAAATATCGACCGGCATAATTTCGATCTGGGTGGACCTGTCTTTCCGGCTGGCAGCCGCCGCGCCGTCGATTGTGGCGATCTGCCATTCAATGAAACTGACTTCGCGCGGAACCGGACAGTGATCCAGGACGCAATCAGGAAGATCGTCGGCAAAAGCGCGGTGCCAATTCTGGTCGGCGGCGACGATTCCGTGCCTATCCCAATGCTGGAGGCTCTTTCGGCCACCGGGCAGACCTATAGCGAGCTGCAGATCGACGCCCATATCGATTGGCGCAAATCCCATATGGATGAGGAATTAGGCCTCTCATCGACCATGCGTCGCGCATCGGAGATGCCCCATATCGAGCGTATCGTGCAGGTCGGCGCCCGCGGCATCGGCTCCGCCCATTCCGACGACCATGCTGATGCTATCGCCTGGGGCGCCGCATTCGTGACGGCACACGACATCCACCGGTCAGGTGTCGAGCCTGCGTTGGCATGCATTCCCGATGGCGCGAACATCATCGTCTGTATCGATGTCGATGCCCTCGACCCGTCCATCGTACCGGGTGTAATTGGAAGAACTCCCGGCGGCCTCGCCTATCATCATGTTCTGGATCTGATGACCGGAGCCGCTAGGAAAGGCCGTATCGCAGCGATGGATTTCGTCGAATACGTTCCAGAAGCGGATATTGACGGCCTTGGCGGCCTGGCAACCGCAGGCTTGATTTCAGCAGCCATGGGCATCCTTGCACGACAGGACGCCAGACTCCCCATATAG
- a CDS encoding N-formylglutamate amidohydrolase — protein sequence MMVSEPSNTIRIRRVDGVLTERHPVSGAVPILFDSPHSGRTIPHDFVTAVSLAELRTGEDAFVDELVSGCLDHGIGLVQAEFPRTYIDANRAVDDIDEELLAGPWPDGANPTDKSARGMGLIRKHILRNVPLYSEALSIEEVAARIAVFYQPYHDAVRESLDRLHARHGAVWHVDWHSMKPYGNPMNVDDGQARPDFVVSDSEGETADADLVEAVASWLGARGYDVSVNDPYKGAEMIRRYGAPSEGRHSIQVEINRRLYLDPDRMRKTEGFIRLKEDLDAFSAWLSGHVLPV from the coding sequence ATGATGGTCTCTGAGCCGTCGAACACGATCCGGATCCGCCGGGTAGACGGCGTTCTGACAGAACGCCACCCGGTTTCCGGCGCGGTGCCGATCCTGTTCGACTCGCCCCATTCAGGGCGCACCATCCCGCATGACTTCGTGACGGCGGTCAGCTTGGCGGAGCTCAGGACCGGCGAGGACGCATTTGTGGACGAGCTGGTTTCAGGATGCCTCGACCACGGCATCGGACTGGTGCAGGCGGAGTTCCCCCGCACATATATCGATGCCAACCGCGCCGTCGACGATATCGACGAGGAGCTGCTGGCCGGCCCGTGGCCCGATGGAGCCAATCCGACGGACAAGAGCGCGCGCGGCATGGGGCTCATCCGCAAGCATATCCTGCGCAATGTGCCGCTTTATTCAGAAGCGCTGTCAATCGAGGAGGTTGCCGCACGGATTGCGGTCTTTTATCAGCCCTACCATGATGCCGTCCGGGAAAGCCTCGACCGGCTGCATGCACGGCATGGTGCGGTCTGGCATGTCGACTGGCATTCCATGAAGCCTTACGGCAATCCGATGAATGTGGATGACGGCCAAGCGCGGCCGGACTTCGTGGTCAGCGATAGTGAGGGCGAGACGGCGGATGCCGATCTCGTCGAAGCCGTCGCAAGCTGGCTCGGGGCGCGAGGGTATGATGTTTCAGTCAATGATCCCTACAAGGGCGCGGAAATGATCCGCCGCTATGGCGCGCCGTCGGAAGGACGCCATTCCATTCAGGTAGAGATCAACCGGCGGCTTTATCTGGACCCGGACCGGATGAGGAAAACTGAAGGGTTCATCCGTTTGAAGGAGGATCTGGATGCATTCTCGGCATGGCTTAGCGGGCATGTGCTACCCGTTTAA
- a CDS encoding oligopeptide/dipeptide ABC transporter ATP-binding protein yields MTTQMKKPAAATDTPILQLDGISKRFVKHLDLAGRIGQKLGANVRDETVHAVDSVSLSIADGEVVGLVGESGCGKSTLGRVVAGVHEPSEGHMFYRGQDVTELRGAEAREVQLKIQMIFQDPMSSLNPRLRVRDIIGEAPLVHGIVSKGELDEYVESVMLRVGLDPSYIKRYPHQFSGGQRQRIGIARALAVKPDFLVCDESVAALDVSIQAQVLNLFMDLREDLNLTYLFISHDLGVVEHLSDRVVIMYLGRVVESAPTDELFREPNHPYTKALLSEVPRLDTRKRKFVPVKGEIPSPIDPPPGCHFHPRCPHAIERCRVEQPALREIAPGRISACHLNDGL; encoded by the coding sequence ATGACAACACAAATGAAGAAGCCTGCCGCCGCGACCGATACACCGATCCTCCAGCTGGACGGTATTTCCAAGCGCTTCGTGAAGCATCTCGATCTTGCCGGCAGGATCGGCCAGAAGCTGGGAGCCAATGTGCGCGACGAAACCGTGCACGCGGTCGACAGTGTGTCGCTGTCCATCGCCGACGGTGAGGTGGTCGGTCTGGTCGGCGAGTCCGGCTGTGGCAAATCCACGCTCGGTCGCGTCGTCGCGGGAGTACATGAGCCGAGTGAAGGCCACATGTTTTATCGCGGCCAGGACGTGACGGAGCTGAGAGGGGCCGAAGCCCGTGAAGTGCAGCTCAAGATCCAGATGATCTTTCAAGACCCGATGAGTTCGCTCAATCCGCGGCTGCGGGTCCGCGATATCATTGGCGAGGCGCCGCTTGTGCATGGCATCGTCTCGAAAGGAGAGCTTGATGAGTACGTCGAGAGCGTGATGCTGCGGGTCGGTCTCGACCCGAGCTATATAAAGCGCTATCCGCACCAGTTCTCCGGCGGGCAGCGGCAGCGCATCGGCATCGCCCGGGCGCTTGCGGTGAAACCGGATTTCCTGGTTTGCGACGAGTCTGTCGCCGCCCTCGATGTCTCGATCCAGGCGCAGGTTCTGAACCTGTTCATGGATCTGCGCGAGGATCTCAACCTCACCTATCTCTTCATCAGCCACGATCTGGGCGTCGTCGAGCATCTGAGTGACAGGGTCGTCATCATGTATCTCGGCCGCGTGGTCGAGAGCGCGCCGACGGACGAGCTGTTCCGCGAGCCGAACCACCCCTACACCAAAGCCCTTCTCAGTGAAGTGCCGCGGCTTGACACACGGAAGCGCAAGTTCGTTCCGGTCAAGGGCGAGATCCCGTCGCCGATTGATCCGCCGCCGGGATGCCATTTCCACCCGCGTTGCCCGCATGCGATCGAGCGCTGCCGTGTCGAACAACCGGCACTCCGGGAGATTGCGCCCGGACGGATTTCCGCCTGCCACCTGAATGATGGTCTCTGA